A stretch of Alphaproteobacteria bacterium DNA encodes these proteins:
- a CDS encoding glycosyltransferase family 4 protein, whose amino-acid sequence MKIAFLGQPTSPPPLPYDGEDSVGIVTYHLARSLAPLAEVTVYARRRPGEPDREWAGEGFVVKRLPFNHRAWGLADAAIAAAGLPTHAAASTLYGRQFATAAARDAAREGIDIIHIMSLAHFAPIVRRAHPRAKIILHFHDDKAHRLSDPRFAASLRAADHVVGCSKFVAGRLRDHWAGSAPTFGVVYDGVDSKQFSPRPADETKSGPTESLYLGRLSPEKGVHVLVDAWPRIHARCPSTILRISGTGAVVPHAARAPLSPPASEADVAAFYGQTLGARFYRRTVGRRDRYYQDRLLDLDAAARSAIVHSPPLPLAELPDRYRSASVFVFPSLWEEAFGMPIIEAMACGVPVVATHGGGVSEIVDEGRTGLLVPRGDPDALAEAVCRLLHDHGFAARLARTAYDDIVPKFSWQRIAVGLLQQYTALATA is encoded by the coding sequence ATGAAGATCGCGTTTCTCGGCCAACCGACATCGCCACCGCCGCTACCCTATGACGGCGAGGATTCGGTCGGCATCGTGACCTATCATCTGGCACGATCCCTGGCCCCGCTCGCCGAGGTTACGGTCTACGCGCGGCGGCGCCCGGGCGAACCGGACCGGGAGTGGGCGGGCGAGGGTTTTGTCGTCAAGCGCTTGCCCTTCAATCACCGCGCCTGGGGCCTCGCCGATGCGGCCATCGCCGCGGCCGGTCTTCCAACTCATGCGGCCGCGTCGACGCTCTATGGCCGCCAATTCGCCACGGCAGCCGCCCGCGATGCGGCGCGCGAGGGGATCGACATCATCCATATCATGAGCCTTGCCCACTTCGCGCCGATCGTTCGGCGTGCGCATCCGCGGGCGAAGATTATCCTCCACTTTCATGACGACAAGGCGCATCGACTATCCGATCCGCGTTTCGCCGCCAGTCTTCGCGCTGCCGACCATGTCGTTGGGTGCAGCAAATTCGTCGCCGGGCGACTGCGCGACCACTGGGCCGGTTCCGCGCCAACATTTGGCGTCGTCTACGACGGCGTCGATTCGAAGCAATTCTCGCCCCGTCCGGCCGATGAAACCAAGTCTGGCCCAACCGAATCTCTCTATCTCGGCCGCCTGTCGCCGGAAAAAGGCGTTCATGTTCTGGTCGATGCATGGCCCCGAATCCATGCCCGCTGTCCCAGTACAATATTGCGCATTTCCGGCACCGGCGCGGTCGTGCCTCACGCCGCGCGGGCGCCACTCAGTCCGCCGGCCAGCGAGGCCGACGTGGCCGCATTCTACGGCCAGACCCTAGGCGCCCGTTTCTACCGGCGAACCGTAGGGCGGCGGGATCGCTATTACCAGGATCGCTTACTCGACCTCGACGCGGCGGCGCGTAGTGCCATCGTTCATTCACCTCCGCTGCCCCTCGCCGAATTGCCCGACCGCTACCGGTCCGCCTCGGTCTTTGTATTTCCCTCGTTGTGGGAGGAAGCCTTCGGCATGCCAATCATCGAGGCCATGGCCTGTGGCGTGCCCGTTGTTGCCACGCACGGCGGCGGTGTTTCCGAAATCGTCGACGAGGGCCGAACGGGCCTGCTTGTTCCGCGTGGCGATCCCGATGCCCTTGCCGAGGCGGTTTGCCGGTTACTGCACGACCATGGATTTGCCGCCCGCCTCGCCAGGACGGCTTATGACGACATCGTGCCCAAATTTTCCTGGCAACGAATCGCGGTCGGGTTGCTACAGCAGTACACTGCGCTGGCAACAGCTTGA
- a CDS encoding DUF1127 domain-containing protein yields the protein MRKHINISHNFSDFWVAAETAGNGIGRFPAPRTAAVTFDLSRAKQTVAARIETAVATVFLWMERARERRALAQLDGRLLSDIGVGHAEAAHEAAKPFWRA from the coding sequence ATGCGCAAACACATCAATATTTCTCATAATTTCTCTGATTTTTGGGTGGCGGCCGAGACGGCCGGCAACGGTATCGGCCGGTTCCCGGCACCGCGCACAGCGGCGGTGACCTTCGATCTATCGCGGGCCAAGCAGACCGTTGCCGCCAGAATCGAGACGGCGGTGGCGACGGTCTTCCTGTGGATGGAGCGGGCGCGCGAACGGCGGGCCTTGGCCCAGCTCGATGGACGGCTGCTGAGCGACATCGGGGTCGGTCACGCGGAGGCGGCCCACGAAGCCGCCAAGCCGTTCTGGAGAGCTTGA
- a CDS encoding transcriptional regulator GcvA, protein MARRLPPLNALRAFEAAARHLSFTRAAAELNVTQAAISHQVKTLEERLGVVLFRRLNRALRLTDAGQAYLPTVRDAFDAIAAATDRLYADDSAGRLTVSTLHSFAAAWLLPRLPRFRALHPDIDVLLDAEDKLVDLAHAGVDVAIRYGQGDWPGVRAELWMTEEIFPVCSPSLLEGAAPMRVPADLNRHTLLHDDMRVNWGVWLRATGAGDVDATTGPGFTDSRLVVQAAIAGHGVALARSHLVADDIVAGRLVRPFDDGLPAGYAYYIVAEPGSWERPKVKAFRDWLKAEAAGAPLPGPAATPDRLSGPIKTT, encoded by the coding sequence ATGGCCAGACGCCTGCCGCCCTTGAATGCTTTGCGCGCCTTCGAAGCGGCGGCGCGCCACCTCAGCTTTACCCGCGCGGCGGCCGAGCTGAACGTGACCCAGGCGGCGATCAGCCATCAGGTCAAGACGCTCGAGGAGCGCCTCGGGGTCGTCCTGTTCCGGCGCCTCAACCGGGCGCTGAGGCTCACCGACGCGGGCCAGGCCTATCTGCCGACGGTGCGCGACGCCTTCGACGCGATCGCCGCCGCCACCGACCGCCTCTATGCCGACGATTCCGCCGGCCGGCTGACGGTGAGCACGCTGCATTCCTTTGCCGCCGCCTGGCTGCTGCCCCGGCTGCCGCGATTCCGCGCCCTCCACCCCGATATCGACGTGCTACTCGACGCCGAGGACAAGCTCGTCGATCTCGCCCACGCCGGTGTCGACGTCGCCATCCGCTATGGCCAGGGCGACTGGCCCGGGGTCCGCGCCGAGCTGTGGATGACCGAAGAAATCTTTCCGGTGTGCAGCCCCAGCCTGCTCGAGGGTGCGGCGCCGATGCGGGTCCCCGCCGACCTCAACCGTCACACGCTTCTGCACGACGACATGCGGGTGAATTGGGGGGTCTGGTTGCGCGCCACCGGCGCCGGCGATGTCGACGCGACGACCGGCCCGGGTTTCACCGATTCGCGGCTGGTCGTGCAGGCGGCGATCGCCGGCCACGGCGTCGCCCTGGCGCGCAGCCATCTGGTCGCCGACGATATCGTCGCCGGCCGCCTCGTGCGTCCGTTCGACGACGGGCTCCCGGCAGGCTACGCCTATTACATCGTGGCCGAACCCGGCAGTTGGGAGCGGCCCAAGGTCAAAGCGTTCCGTGATTGGCTCAAGGCCGAAGCCGCCGGCGCGCCGCTGCCCGGTCCGGCGGCGACGCCGGACCGCCTGAGCGGTCCGATCAAGACGACCTGA